The following are encoded in a window of Gossypium raimondii isolate GPD5lz chromosome 13, ASM2569854v1, whole genome shotgun sequence genomic DNA:
- the LOC105767297 gene encoding importin subunit alpha-9 gives MADDSPASHRRDPIKSSVGNVAAQRRRQNAVTVGKERRESLVRAKRLCRVGPSGDGDVPGEENDMVTDEEGFLLDAQTSSAVEDLKSAIAYQGKGAMQKRVNALRELRRLLSKSEFPPIEAALKAGAIPLLVQCLSFGSPDEQLLEAAWCLTNIAAGKPEETKALLPALPLLIAHLGEKSSLPVAEQCAWALGNVAGEGEELRNVLLSQGALPPLARMMLPNKGSTVRTAAWALSNLIKGPDPKAATELIKVDGLLDAILRHLRKSNEELATEVAWVVVYLSALSNFATGVLVKSDAILLLVERLATSNSLQLLIPVLRSLGNLVAGDSHTTSTVLIPGHEITDGVIKALVKCLKSDHRVLKKEASWVLSNIAAGSIEHKQLIYSSEAVPLLLRLLSTAPFDIRKEVAYVLGNLCVTPTGGDGKPNLIEEHLVSLVQRGCLSGFIDLVRSADIEAARLGLQFMELVLRGMPNGDGPKLVEQEDGIDAMERYQFHENEDLRNMANGLVDKYFGENYGIDE, from the exons ATGGCCGATGATTCCCCCGCTTCCCATCGAAGAGACCCCATCAAATCCTCAG TTGGGAACGTAGCGGCTCAACGACGGCGGCAGAATGCGGTGACGGTGGGGAAAGAGAGGAGGGAATCCTTGGTCCGAGCGAAACGATTGTGTAGAGTGGGTCCCAGCGGCGACGGCGATGTTCCTGGCGAGGAAAATGATATGGTAACTGATGAAGAAGGGTTTCTTTTAGATGCCCAAACTTCTTCAGCCGTCGAGGACTTAAAATCTGCCATTGCTTACCA ggGAAAAGGTGCAATGCAGAAGAGGGTAAATGCACTTCGTGAACTAAGGCGATTGTTGTCGAAATCAGAGTTCCCTCCGATTGAAGCTGCTCTTAAAGCTGGAGCAATTCCTTTGCTTGTGCAATGCCTTTCGTTTGGTTCTCCTGATGAACAG TTGCTTGAGGCTGCTTGGTGTCTTACAAACATTGCAGCAGGAAAACCAGAAGAAACGAAAGCTTTATTGCCTGCATTACCGTTGTTGATTGCTCACCTTGGAG AAAAGAGTTCCTTGCCCGTTGCTGAGCAGTGTGCATGGGCATTGGGAAATGTTGCTGGTGAAGGGGAGGAGTTGCGAAATGTTCTGCTATCTCAAGGGGCTTTGCCGCCTCTTGCAAGAATGATGTTGCCAAACAAAGGTTCAACTGTGAGAACAGCAGCTTGGGCATTATCAAACCTTATCAAG GGGCCTGATCCTAAAGCTGCAACGGAGCTCATCAAAGTTGATGGCCTACTTGATGCAATTCTTCGGCACTTACGAAAATC GAATGAGGAGCTGGCCACCGAAGTAGCATGGGTGGTGGTGTATCTCTCAGCCCTTTCCAATTTTGCCACTGGTGTTTTGGTGAAGAGTGATGCCATTTTACTTCTTGTTGAAAGATTGGCAACATCAAATAGTTTGCAACTGCTCATTCCG GTGCTGAGAAGTTTAGGCAATCTTGTGGCTGGTGATTCACATACAACTTCTACCGTTCTGATCCCTGGGCATGAAATCACAG ATGGTGTCATTAAAGCCCTAGTAAAATGTCTGAAGAGTGATCACAGGGTCTTGAAGAAG GAAGCATCATGGGTTCTATCTAATATAGCAGCTGGTTCCATTGAACACAAACAGTTGATATATTCTAGTGAGGCTGTACCTTTACTACTACGTCTTCTTTCAACTGCACCCTTTGATATACGAAAGGAAGTAGCATATGTGTTGGGAAACCTATGTGTTACCCCTACTGGTGGTGATGGAAAGCCAAATCTGATCGAGGAGCACCTGGTTTCCCTTGTTCAGAGAGGCTGTCTCTCAGGTTTCATTGATCTGGTTAGATCTGCTGATATAGAGGCTGCCCGACTAGGACTTCAATTCATGGAGCTG GTTTTGAGAGGAATGCCAAATGGAGATGGCCCAAAACTAGTTGAACAAGAGGATGGGATTGACGCAATGGAAAGATACCAGTTTCATGAAAATGAAGACTTGAGAAACATGGCCAATGGTTTGGTTGATAAATACTTTGGTGAGAACTATGGGATCGATGAGTAA